Within the Dialister hominis genome, the region GGCTCCCTCCTTATGGAAGGAGCCGCTTTTGCTTAGAGGACAAGGCCGGTCTCTGCCGGGAAGCCGAGCATGATGTTCATGCATTCGATGGCAGCTCCGGAAGCGCCTTTGCCGAGGTTGTCAAAAGAGGCGAGGACGAGAATGCGGTCGTCGTTTCCTGCGATGTAGATGGTGAGGCTGTCTTTGCCGGCATCCTTGTTCGCATTGAGGAAGAGGCCGTTCGTTTCGTCGGTGGTAAGGTCAGAAATTTTGACGATATTGGAACCTTTGTAGCAGCGTTTGTAGATTTCATGGAAATCGTCGATGTCGACGGATCCGGGAAGTCCGCAGGGGAGCTGCAGGAAATGGGTGTGGAAGCCGATGGTGACCTGCATGCCGGCCACATAGTCGGCTACGATTGGTGAAAAGATCGGTTCTTCGCAGAGTTTGCAGACTTTCATGATTTCCGGAAGGTGCTTGTGCTTCTGGGAGAGTCCGTACTGGCGGGGAGCCTTGAGTTCTTCTCTCATGTTTTCTTCGTAGTCCTTGATCATGGATTTGCCGCCGCCGCTGTATCCGGTGAGGGAGAAGCAGTGGAGGGGGTAATTGATCGGGAGGACGCCGGCTTTGACGAGCGGGTAGAGGATGGAAATGACGCCGGATGCGTGGCAGCCCGGGACTGCGACTTTATCCGCTTTGGCGATGGCGTCTTTCTGCTGCTCGGAAAGTTCAGGGAATCCGTAGACCCAGTCCTCTTTCGTCCGGTGGGCAGTGGAGGTGTCGAGGATGCGGATGCCTGTGCCTTCGGTGGCTTTGACGATTTCCCTGGATGCATCATCCGGAAGGCAGAGGAACATGATGTCGGCTTCCTTGGCAAAGGAAACGATGGTGTCGATGTCCTTTTTCTTGTCTTCGGGAAGGGAAAGAAGGTCGATGTCTTTTCTGCCGGACAGGCGGTCGTGCAGGCGGAGGCCCGTGGTTCCTGATTCTCCGACGATAAAGACTTTTGGCAGTGATTTCTGTGTCATGATACTCATCCTTCTTTCTTATTCATGAATGGGATACTCGGCAAATGAGGCGACCATCACGGCTTTGATGGTCGGGAGTCTGTTGGCGGCTTCCTGGAAGGCCAGAGAGAACGGCGCTTCGAAGACGTCGTCTGTGACTTCGATGCCGTCGAGGCCGAATCTTTCGTAGATGTCCTTGCCGACTTTTGTCTCGGTATTGTGGAAGGCCGGGAGGCAGTGGCAGAAGACGGTGTCCGGATTTCCGGTGTTCTTGATCATGTCCATCGTGATGCGGTATGGCATGAAGAGTTTGATGCGTTCGCCCCAGAGTTCGTAGGGGTCGCCCATGGTGACCCAGACTCCGGTGTAGATGACGTCGAGGCCTTTGACGCCTTCTACGGGATCGTCGGTGAAGGTGAAGGTCGCGCCAGTCTTCTCAGCGATTTTCTGGCATTTGGCGAGGAAATCGTCTTCAGGGAAGAACTGGGCGGGTCCGATGATGCGGAAGTCCATGCCTGCAAGGGCTGCGCCTGCCATGAGGGCGTGCGCCATATTGGACTGTCCGTGTCCGACGTAAGCGAAGGAGAGTTCATTCAGAGGTTTATTGAAATGTTCCTTCAGTGTCAGGAAATTGGCGAGGGTCTGTGTCGGGTGGTCGTAGTCGGTGAGGCCGTTCCAGACGGGAACGCCTGCCTTGGCTGCGAGTTCTTCGACAGCGGACTGCTTGAAGCCTCTGTATTCGATTCCATCGAACATGGATGCGAGGACGCGGGCGGTGTCGGCAATGGATTCTTTCTTGCCGATCTGGCTGCCTGTCGGTCCGAGGTATGTGGTGAATGCGCGCTGGTCTCTGGCAGCGACTTCGAATGCACAGCGGGTTCGTGTGGAATCTTTTTCGAAGATGAGGGCAAAGTTCTTTCCCTTCAGTGTCTGGATTTCCTTGCCTTCTTTCTTGTCTTTCTTAAGAGCGGCTGCGAGGTCCAGGTAGTATGCGAATTCTTCGGGTGTGTAGTCGGTCATGCTCAGGAACGGTTTATTGAGTAAGCTTTTCATGATATACCTCTCAGAGGGAAATGTTCTTTCGAACGGGATTATTCTTTGGCTAAAGTTTCGAGGCAGGCGCCTGCTTCCATGATGATGCCCAGTGGAAGGATGGATTCGTCTAGAGCGAAGCTTGCATTGTGCAGGGCAGGAGTTCCTTCCTTGCCGGTGCCGAGCCAGAGGAAGGCGCCGGGGAATTTTTCAAGGTAGTAGGAGAAGTCTTCTGCACACATGGACGGGAATTCCGGATGGGTGATGTGTTCCTTGCCGATGTAGGTCTTGGCAACTTCATCGAGGAAGTCAATCTTTTCCGGTGTATTGATCGTGGCGCTGTGGCCGCGTACGTAGTTCAGTTCGGAATGGGTGCCAAACGTGTAGTCGAGCCCTTTGAGGAGTTCTCCCAGACGCTGTTCCATCTTGTCGCGGAGGGCCGGGGTGTACGTACGGACGGTACCTTCGAGGTAAGCATCTTCGACGCCTACGTTGTAGCGGGTGCCTGCATTCATGAGGCCGATGGTGCATACGACATTTTCCATCGGGTTCATCTCACGGGAGATGAGTGTCTGCACGTCGATGATGAAGTGGGCAGCGGCTACGAGAGCATCCGTGCCATTGTGCGGCTGCGCTGCGTGGGTGGATTTCCCTTTGACGTGGACGTAGAAACGATCGGATGCTGCCATGAGATTTCCTTTTTTCAGTCCGACCTGCCCGACGGGAAGTTCAGGCCATACGTGGAGGCCGTAGATTTCTTCGATGTCATCGAGCTTGCCGGAAGCGGCGATGTGGCGTCCGCCCCCGATGGAAGCTTCTTCTTCAGCCGGCTGGAATACGAGCTTCACTGTGCCGTGGAGCTGGCTCTTCATGGACTGGAGGACAGCGGCAGCGCCGAGAAGGATGGACATGTGGCCGTCGTGGCCGCATGCGTGCATGACGCCTTTGTTTTTCGAAGCAAAGGGCAGGCCTGTCAATTCGGTGACGGGGAGGGCATCCATGTCGGCTCTGAGGGCTACGGTCTTGCCGGGAAGATCGCCTTTGATAGTCCCAAGGACTGCCGTCCCGAAGAAGCCTGTTTCAAAGGGGATGCCGAGTTCAGTGAGGACCTGCTGGATATAAAGGGAAGTCTCTTTTTCTTCTCCGGACACTTCAGGATATTCATGGAAGTGTCGTCTCCATCCCACCACCTTTGGCAGGATCTGCGATGTTTTTTCCTTGACTTCCTTTTCGTACATTCCGAGGACCTCTTTTCTATGGCATAAATGCATGTTTATGCAATATTGCATAAACGATATTCGGCGGATATGTGGATTATTTCCATCAAATCTCAATTTTTGAAGAAATATAAAAATCCGCACGTTTTTGGATTGAAATAATAATAATACAACTTTTAGAATAAATATTCAATAAGTTACATAAATATTTTTTGAAAAATTTTTTGAGAGCGCATTCGGACCATGAAGTATAATAGAAAGGAATAAATACAGGCAGCCTGCCGGTCAGGCTCTGGCAAGGGGGGATCATGATGAATCAGCCGCGCGGCTCTCGCGGCTCTATTAATAAGAAAAATATAATAAAGAAGGCAGTGCTTCTTTCCATGGGAGGGGCTCTCTTGATGCCGATTTCTTCCGGCGCAGAAGAGGTATATTCGCTTCCGGAGATGGTTGTGACGGCAGAAAAGATGCCAGTCGAATCGAAGAAGGAACCGCAGGCGGTCCAGGTCGTCGATCAGAAGGAAATCGAAAGCCTTGGCGCGGTGAATGCGACGCAGGCCCTGGAGCTTGTGACGGGAATCAACCTTTCAAGCGGGAAGGCCGGCAGCACGGCTTCCATGGGCGGCACGCAGGTGATGCTCCGCGGCATGAATACGAATCAGGTGCTGATCCTTGTTGACGGCAGGCGCATGGCGGATGAGGATACGAGCCAGACAAAGAATGCCTACCTTCTTTCAAGGATTCCTCTTTCCACGATCGACAAGATCGAAGTCGTGAGGGGTCCGTCGGGTGCGATGTACGGCTCAGACGGCATGGGCGGCGTCATCAATATCATCACGAAGAAGCCGGACAAGGAAGAAACGGTGCTCGGCTTCCACACGGGGGAGGCGGAGTGGGGCGAGGACCTCCGCTATACGACTGGGAAACTCGGCCGCTGGAATTCCTCCTTCCATTACAGCACGGCAAAGGTGCGCCCTCTTTCCTACAGGAACCAGGGGACGGATGAACGCGGCATCATAACGGACGGCTGGGATGTGCCGGGCTATGGCAGAAGACAGGAAATCGGGCTCGATACGGTCTATGATTTCGAGAACAGGAACGAGAACAAGGTGCGCTTCGGCGTGAATTACTTCGACGAATCGATGCTGACGCGCTTTGCTGACGGCGGCATGCAGATGGGCTGGCTGTACCTGCCGCTCCAGAAGGATGACAGGAGCCGCATCGACCGTCATGAGACGGACACGTTCCTAACGTATACAGGAAAGACGGACAGAAATGAATACGAAGGCAGCGTTTCCTACAGCCGCCTTACGAAGAATTCGAAGACGAGCAATGACCGTCCTGATTTTACGGGCATCCTTCCGCCATTCGTGAATTCCATGCTGGACACGTTGTACCCTGCCAGCGATTACGACAAGGCGGAGTACACGGAGTGGGCGCTTTCCGGAAAGGACACGATGACCTTTGACAAGCACCGCGTGACGTACGGCGGGGATTACCGCATGACGTCGTACACGGGGACGCGCCTCGGCGAAGGAAAGGAAGAAGAAGGGCACAGCATCGAGAATGCGGCGCTCTATGTGACGGATTTCTGGACGATGGGCGGGGGCGTGACGCTGACACCATCCTTCCGCATGGAGCATAACAACCGCTTCGGTGATTACGGCGTGCCAAGACTGGGCGCGACATGGGAGCTGGATCCCCATAACAGGATCAAGGCAGACTATGGCGCCGGATACCGCGCGCCGACAGTTTCGGAAATGTACCTCAATCTCAATCATTTCGCTTACCGCATTTACGGCAATCCCGATCTTTCTCCGGAGAAATCCCGCTCCCTCGATCTTTCATATGAATGGGAATTGGGAAATCTCAAGGGCAAGGTGACCTGGTTCAAGAACCGCGTGAAGAACCTGATCGACATCGTGCAGGTGAGCGATGCCGTCTACCATTATGAAAACGTGAACCGCGCCGACATCGAGGGCGTGGAGACAGAGCTTTCCGCGCTGATGGGAAGCCGCTGGAACTGGCGACTTTCGCATGTGTACCTCGATGCCGAGAACAAGACGGACGGCACGATGCTCGACAACCGCGCGCGCCATACGGTGACGGCCGCTCTTTTCTATGATGATCATGATGATTACGGCTGGTCGGGCGCCATCTGGGATACCTTCCAGGACCACTACCGCTTTGATGATGAAGCGTATACATTCCAGACGCTGAACACGTCCATCCGGAAACGCTGGGACGACTGGTCCATGACGGCGGGCGTCTATAACTGGTTCGACAAGAAAGTGGACGACCTTTACGTCCATGGAAGAGAATGGTTCACAGGCATGCAGGTCAGACTGTAAGCGGGGTATTATAAAGAGGCTGTTATATAGAGAGCTGCGGGAATGCGATGCATTTCCTGCGGCTTTTTCTTTGCATGAATGCATTTCCTGAATGGGAAAGCGGCGGATACTCCCGTTTCGCTTCTATGACAATCTGTATGAAATGGAATAGTATTTCGGTAATTATGTGGTATATCCAGCCATTTTCAAGAAATATTTCTGATTTTGAGGGATTATAGATAAAAGTGTACTCTTTTTCTAAAAAATATTGACTATTTTTGATATTTTCTGAAATATTTTACTTTTAATTGAAAAAGTGTGATATAATAACATCAATGAGCAGGCATGTACTAACGAGAACGGACAACCGAGAAACGTAAATCATGGGAGAGACGCTTGTAGTGTTCTCTTTTTTTAGTGCCCGGGAGCGGATGGATCCGCAGATACGAAGACCCGGAAGATGCAAAGATGCATAGATTGAGACGCCTGCCTTTTTTATTAGCGATGAGCGAATGCGTACCCATGACGCACACAGGAGGAAACACATGTACGAAACTTTTGACGAATTAGGAATCCAGCCGGAAATTCTGCAGGCCGTAAAGGATATGGGGTTCGAGGAACCGACCCCGATCCAGAAGGTCTCCATTCCAGTAGCACTTTCCGGAAAGGATCTGATTGGTCAGGCACAGACAGGCACAGGCAAAACCGCAGCATTCGGTATCCCTGTACTGGAACGCATTGACACAACAAAGCCAGGTCCGCAGGCAGTCATCCTTTCGCCAACCAGAGAACTGGCTATCCAGTCCGCTGAAGAAATCAACCATCTTGCACAGTACCTGCCGATCCACGCACTGCCGATCTACGGCGGTCAGGATATTGAACGCCAGTTCAAGGCACTCCGCAAGAAACCAAACATCATCGTAGCTACCCCGGGCCGTCTGATGGACCATATGAAGCGCGGCACGATCGACCTCTCCAATGTACAGATTCTCGTCCTTGATGAAGGCGATGAAATGGTCGATATGGGATTCATCGACGACATCCGCACGATCCTTGCTGCTATTCCGGAAGAAAGACAGACCATGTTCTTCTCCGCTACCATGCCTGGACCGATCCGTGAACTCGCTGAAACATTCCTGAAGGACCCGGAAGTCGTCAAGATCAAGGCTGCTACCGTAACCATCGACCTGATCGAACAGGAATACATCGAACTGCCGGACCGTCAGAAATTTGACGCACTCTGCCGTCTGCTCGATATGCAGGATCCCGAACTGGCTATCGTATTCGTACGCACCAAGCGCCGCTGCGATGAAGTCACCGAAGCTCTGAAGAAGAGAGGCTACATGGCCGAAGGTCTTCACGGCGACCTGTCCCAGCAGAAGAGAGACACCGTCGTACGCCAGTTCAAGGAAGGCACCATTGATATCCTCGTTGCTACCGACGTCGCTGCCAGAGGCCTTGATATTTCCGGCGTCACACACGTTTACAACTTCGATATGCCGCAGGATCCGGAAATCTATGTACACCGCGTAGGCCGTACAGGCCGCGCAGGACAGACCGGTCTTGCTACGACATTCGTCATTTCCAGAGAAATGGGCCAGCTGCGTGACATCGAAAGAGTCATCCGCCGCCGCATTACCCGCCGCTCTGTACCGACACTGACCGAAGTCATGGAAGAAAACCAGAAGGCTGCCATTGAAAGCCTTTCCGAAGCAGCTCAGGCTGGCGGACTCGAACAGTTCCGCGAAAGCGCCGAAGAACTCCTGAATGACCAGGACTCCGTATCCCTCGTTGCAGCAGCTATCAAACTGCTGACCAAACAGCCGGACGTTACTCCGGTCAAGATCACGGAAGAAGCTCCGAACTTCAGAAGAAGAAGCGGCGGCGGACACCGTCGTTTCGAAGGCGGAAACCGCCCGAGAAGACACTTCGAAGGACGCGGCGACCATGAAGGCCGCGGCGACAGAGAAGGACGCCGTTTCGAAGGAAAGCGCGGAGGCCGTCATTTCGAAGGCGGTCGCGGCAATCGTCCGAAAGGACCGAAGAGCCCGAGAGTGCAGGACTCCAATTTCAAATTATACTTCAAGAACTCTGACTGATTAGAGGGCTTGAATGAAAAGAGGCCGGGATCATTCCCGGTCTTTTGGATTTTCTGAAACAAGACTAAAAAGAATTTTTTCGATACTAGCAATTTCAGGGGAAACAGAGTATCTTAAATACAGGAATCCAAATTTCCAAGAAGGAGGAATGTTCCATGAAAAAAATTACCATGATCAAGATCCCGGGATGCCCGTACTGCGCAAAAGCGAAGAAGGCATTCGAGGAACTTTGCCAGAAACCGGAATATGCCAATGCAGAAGTAGAAGTGATCGATGAACAGCTGCAGCCGGAGCTCGTCACTCCATACAACGGCAAGTACTACTATGTACCGAGCCTCTTCATCGACGGGGAAAAGCTTTTCGAAGCCCAGCCCGGACAGGATTACGAGACAATCAAGGCAGCTGTAGAAAAAACCTTAAAAGCTGCTGCGGAATAAACGGTAGCAAAAAAGGTGCTGTGACAAAATGGTTTATCATTTTGCCACAGCACCTTTTTCTATTGGAATATTCCATTAAAGGATTATCTAACAAATGTATTTATTTGTTCTGTCTGAAAACCTAAAAACCTCGCTGCGCTCGAGAACTACTCTATTCCCCGGCTTCGCCGGGACCTTCTCCTTCGGAGCAAGGTTAACACCCTTAAACCTCGCTTCGCTCGAGAAAAGGAAAAGGCAGCGTTTTAACGAATTTTGTCACAGCCCCTTTTTATTATTCATTGACAGGTTCTTTTTCTGCATTTTCCCGAAGGATTTCCAGGAGGTCCCTCGCGGCGGGAGAGAAGATCTGGCGCTTTTTCCAGACGATGTACATGCGGTTGGAAAGGGCGGGTGAAAGGGGACGGACGGCAAGGCCGTTTCCTGATTCGGCAAGTCCCGCGAAGGTGAGAAGGATGGCCATGTGATTTTTGACGAAGCGGGTGCCGTTGTAGAAAAGGTTCAGGTATCCGAAGATGGTCAGCTCATCGCGGCGGCTTCCGCACCAGCGCGGCAGGTCGGCGAGGAAGGACTGCTTGGACATAATAATGGGTTCATTTTTTATATAGTCAAAGGTAAGGCTCTTCTTGGCGGCTAGCGGCGAGTCCTCAGGAATGACGGCGCACCATGTATCGACGCCGGGAATCCGGATGGAGTCGTAGCGGTCAAGGTCCGGCGGTTCGACGATGATGGCAAAGTCGATGAGGCCCTGTTCCAGAATGCTTGTGACGATGGCTGTGTCTCCGCTTGTGATATGGCAGCGGAGGAAGGGGCGTTTCTTCTTGATTTTTTTGACGGCAAGTGCCAGGTGGTCGATCAGGACTGATTCAGCGCAGCCGATGCGGACGTCTCCTCCCAGGCTGTCAGAGAGCGCGCGGAATTCAGACAGCGTCTTATCCGTGAGGCCTATGATGTCAGCGGCTCTTCTTTCAAGGAGCTCGCCTTCTTCCGTCATGACAAGATTCCGTCCTTCCTTGCGGAAAAGTTTCCTTCCCAGCACTTCTTCCAGGGATTTCATCTGGACAGAGAGCGTTGGCTGTGAAATATGAAGCGATGAGGCCGCTTTTGTCATGCTGCCGAGCCGCGCGATTTCCAGAAAATTCCTGAGCAGTTCGATATCCATAGTCGTTCACTCCTTTCCTTCATTATAACTTAATCTATTAAGAAATCTAATAGATAACGATTATATATTAATATTAGTAATTTATTTAGATTGAAATTATACTATACATAGATTGAGTGATGCAGAAAGGAAGGATGGAAATGAAGAAGAAATGGGCGGCCATTGCCGCATTGAGCCTGCTCCTGGCTTTTGGCGGAACGACTGCGTGCGGATATTCTGGCAGGTCAGGCAAGTACGATTACTGTACAGATATCGAAAGGAGATCAGCCATTGAAACTGACAAATGAATGGGACAAGGTATTCCCGAAGAGTGATTTAGTCGATCACCAGAAGGTGACATTCCATAACCGCTACGGCATTACACTTGCCGCAGATATGTATACACCGAAGAATGCAAAAGGAAAGCTTCCTGCCATCGCTGTTGCAGGACCGTTCGGTGCTGTGAAGGAACAGTCTTCCGGACTTTATGCACAGAAGCTGGCAGAAATGGGCTATCTGACGATTGCCTTCGATCCGTCCTTTACCGGTGAAAGCGGCGGCACGCCAAGAGACGTGGCATCCCCGGATATCAATACGGAAGATTTCTCTGCTGCCGTAGATTTCCTCTCCACAAGAGACAATGTCGATCCGAACCGCATCGGCATCCTCGGCATCTGCGGATGGGGCGGTATGGCTCTCAATGCAGCTGCCATGGATACAAGAATCAAGGCGACAGTCACTTCCACCATGTATGATATGTCCCGCGTCACGGCCAACGGATACTTTGACAAGATGACGCCGGATGACAGATATGAAATGAGGAAGGCTCTGAACGAACAGAGAACAGAAGACTACAAGAATGATACGTATGCCAAGGCCGGCGGTGTCGTCAATCCGCTTCCGGATGATGCGCCGTTCTTCGTGAAGGATTACCACGCTTACTACAAGACAAAGCGCGGCTATCATCCGCGTTCCGTCAATTCGAATGCAGGATGGAACAAGACATCAGCGCTCTCCTTTATGAACATGCCGCTTCTCTCCTACGCAGGGGAAATCAGAAGCGCTGTCCTCATCGTCCATGGCGACAAGGCGCATTCTTACTACTTCAGCCAGGATGCATTCAAGAAGCTGAAGGGGGACAATAAGAAATTCCTCTCCATTCCGGGCGCCGTTCACACGGACCTCTACGACCAGATGGATATCATCCCGTTCAAGGCCATTGATGAATTCTTCCAGGAATACCTGAAATAAGGTAAGGATAAAAGAAATAAAGAAATAAGGTAAAAAGAAGCTGTGATGAAATGTGCGATCATTCCATCACAGCTTCTTTTTATGAATTATTTAATCCGCCAGAAGTTTTTCCTTGAGGGAAAGGTAGGCGTCGGTGTAGTAGGGACGGAGCTGGGATTCCCTGAGGTCATAGCCGTACGGACGGCGGCTAACGGCAAGGAGCGGCGGCGTCTGGATGCGCTTGGCGACGGCGAATCCGGAGAAGAGGTTCCACCATTTCTCAAGGTCTTCAATGAAATCTTTGGCGGTCGGGAAAATGTTGGAGACGATGATGGAGCAGCCGATGAGATCTTCGAGATTTCCATTGGCGTAAGCTTTGAGAATGTCTTCGGGGGTCTGCCTCTGCCATGGTTCGATGAAGCTTCTGAAGAGGTAGTCGTGGTATTCGTAAATCAAAGGATCGCCTTTTCCTTGTGTGACGTCCTGATTCTCGGAGAGTTCGGCGCTTGGCATGACGGTGAAGATGCCTTCGGGGATGACGGCTCTTCCATACCATGCATTGAGTTTTCTTCCCAGATCGTAAATCTGGTACTTCCAGAGGTCGGCCGTTGCGGCAAAGGCGCCGGCAAGGTCGCCGTAGAGGGTGCCGTAGCCGACGGTCGTTTCCGTCTTGTTGGCGTTGCAGGTGAAGATGCCGCCAAAGGCAGCGGAGAGTGCGGCGAGGATACGGCTGCTGCGGTCGCGTGCCTGCATATTTTCCTTCATGAAGCCGGTCAGGTGGACGGTGTCGTCAGGAAGGGGAAGGCCTTCGAGCGCATCGGCCGTCTCGTCGATGAAGTCTCCGATCGGTACCGTCAGGAGCTGGCAGCCAAGGTTCTCGGCAAGCTCGGCAGCAAGGCCTTTTGTGAGCTCGGAGTTGTAGCGCGTGGGCGTATTGACGAGAAGGATATTTTCGGCCGGAAGGATCGAGCGGTAAAGCGCTGCATTGACAGCAGAATCGATTCCGCCAGATACGCCGATGACGACCTTGCTTGCGCCGATCGCTTTCAGGAATTCGGATGTGCCGTAGCGGAAGGCAGGAAGGAGAAGATTTTCATCTGTCGGTTCCATTTCCGTTTCGGGTGCGAGCGTCAGGTTTTCCTGATTGAAGTAGAAGGTCGAGCGCTCGTCGGTGAAGGGATTGGCTTCCGCAATAAGCTGCCCGTCCTTGTCGTAAGCGGCTGTCATGCCGTCGTAGGTGTAGCAGTCTTTTCCGTTGTTCTCAAGGCCGCGCCTGTTCACATAGAGCATCGGGATGGAAAGGCGGGAGAGGGATTCAGAGAACATCCTGTGGCGCTTGCCGTCTTTTCCCATCGTGAAAGGGGAGGCGGAAAGGTTCAGGAACAGGGAAATGCCTTTTTCTGCGAGGATGGACATCGGGGAAATGCGGTAGTTTTCATCCCAGCTGTCTTCGCAGAGGACGATGCCGCAGCGGAGCTCTTCTTTTCCTGCAGGAAGGACGAAGGGGGCAAGGATATCTTCCGGACGTTTCCCTTCTTCGAGCGCCAGGGATTCCAGGGAGGTGAAGTA harbors:
- the nadE gene encoding NAD(+) synthase, whose product is MIKIRTAQLAAVPSHIRKNMKQIEKEAALARAEGAHILVLPEMCLTGYLIGDLWDQNAFLKECERANEKVAALSKGLTIVWGSLAVDWDLINDDGRPRKYNAAFAASNGHFIYPEGSPLPFTVKTLLPDYRCFDDRRYFTSLESLALEEGKRPEDILAPFVLPAGKEELRCGIVLCEDSWDENYRISPMSILAEKGISLFLNLSASPFTMGKDGKRHRMFSESLSRLSIPMLYVNRRGLENNGKDCYTYDGMTAAYDKDGQLIAEANPFTDERSTFYFNQENLTLAPETEMEPTDENLLLPAFRYGTSEFLKAIGASKVVIGVSGGIDSAVNAALYRSILPAENILLVNTPTRYNSELTKGLAAELAENLGCQLLTVPIGDFIDETADALEGLPLPDDTVHLTGFMKENMQARDRSSRILAALSAAFGGIFTCNANKTETTVGYGTLYGDLAGAFAATADLWKYQIYDLGRKLNAWYGRAVIPEGIFTVMPSAELSENQDVTQGKGDPLIYEYHDYLFRSFIEPWQRQTPEDILKAYANGNLEDLIGCSIIVSNIFPTAKDFIEDLEKWWNLFSGFAVAKRIQTPPLLAVSRRPYGYDLRESQLRPYYTDAYLSLKEKLLAD